The Ornithinimicrobium faecis region CTTTGACTCCGTCGAGTCACAGATGAGCGTCATCAACGACCAGGAGGTCCTGGGCGACGTCTACTCCAGCCTCGAGGAGAGCAGCAACTTCTCCGTCATCGGTGGGCTCACCCAGGGTGCGCGCAGCTTCTATGTCGAGGACGGCCCGATCGAGACCCCGGCCGACATGGCGGGCAAGAAGATCCGTGTCCAGGAGAGCCCCGTCTTCATCGCGATGATCGAGGCCCTCGGCGCCTCCCCGACCCCGATGGCCTACGGCGAGGTCTACACCGGCCTGCAGTCCGGCGTCATCGACGGTGCGGAGAACAATGAGGTCTCCTACTTCACCCAGAAGCACTTTGAGGTCGCACCCTTCTGGTCCTACTCCAACCACCTGGTCGGTGCGGACTTCCTGATCGCCAACACCGGCACCCTGGACTCCATGTCCGAGGAGGACCGCGCGGCCTTCGACGAGGCCTGGCAGAACGCTGCGGACAACCACACCGAGCTGTGGAGCGAGGCGACCGAGTCCGCGATCGCCGACGCCGAGGCCGGCGGCGCGACCTTCTCCGAGGTGGACGCTGCGTCCTTCACCGAGGCGCTGTCCCCGTTGATCGACCAGTTCGTCACGACCGACTCGCAGAAGGCTCTGCTCGAGGCGATCAAGGGCGCAACGGAGTAAATCCGCTTCGCACACCAGCACCACACCGAAGGGGGCGTCGGACGGCCAGTTGTCGGCCGGCGCCCCCTTGCTGTCCCCGATTTCCCACATGCGAACGGC contains the following coding sequences:
- a CDS encoding TRAP transporter substrate-binding protein is translated as MRTTSRLALTGIATVAALTLAACGGSSEGSESGDGKTMKLALNQNEEHPSFIALEAFGEELSEATDGRWDIEVHPNATLGAQDETIQLVSDGGVDLSIVSAPQLENLNDDFVVFSLPTVFDSVESQMSVINDQEVLGDVYSSLEESSNFSVIGGLTQGARSFYVEDGPIETPADMAGKKIRVQESPVFIAMIEALGASPTPMAYGEVYTGLQSGVIDGAENNEVSYFTQKHFEVAPFWSYSNHLVGADFLIANTGTLDSMSEEDRAAFDEAWQNAADNHTELWSEATESAIADAEAGGATFSEVDAASFTEALSPLIDQFVTTDSQKALLEAIKGATE